Proteins co-encoded in one Capsicum annuum cultivar UCD-10X-F1 chromosome 9, UCD10Xv1.1, whole genome shotgun sequence genomic window:
- the LOC107841246 gene encoding uncharacterized protein LOC107841246, producing MKVKLVSWNVRGLNGVEKRDMVKLVSWNVRGLNGVEKRDMVRKLLRQWDADIYVLVEIKLEGLVDGMLRSIWSNRWVGEFHKMAVGSSGGILVLWDKRVWIGEMMEIGVQSVTGKFTGVNDDFSFSITAAVYANCNRRIRKTLWEELVTIRSRYSGPWIVCGDFNVTRFPSERTNCTRLNGAMTEFSSCIEEQELIRQNVLPRLTFYHNPIALTCGDWEWKKTYFKFETWWLEVEGFKDKVKDWWNSFNVEGRAGFILAEKLKLLKAELKKWSRDNKGNWKQRKEDILNQITNLENIQECRILTDDEVLQKTNLAMEFEEIVKNEEIAWKQRSRIQWLKSGDKNTKFFRRIATSYKRFNSMEQLQLEGVMVKDPVIIKEAMHDFYMNLFKESEQWRPDLNIPDVTTISKEEWTWLQRPFEEEEI from the exons ATGAAAGTAAAGCTAGTATCATGGAATGTGAGGGGGTTAAATGGGGTTGAAAAAAGGGACATGGTCAAGCTAGTATCATGGAATGTGAGGGGGTTAAATGGGGTTGAAAAAAGGGACATGGTCAGGAAATTACTACGTCAATGGGATGCGGATATTTATGTTCTAGTTGAAATAAAGCTAGAAGGTCTTGTAGATGGTATGCTACGGAGTATATGGAGTAATAGATGGGTGGGTGAATTTCATAAAATGGCTGTAGGGAGCAGTGGCGGAATCTTAGTTCTATGGGATAAAAGGGTGTGGATAGGAGAAATGATGGAGATTGGTGTTCAAAGTGTTACTGGGAAATTCACTGGGGTAAATGATGATTTTAGCTTTTCCATCACTGCAGCAGTCTATGCAAATTGCAATAGAAGAATCAGGAAGACGTTGTGGGAGGAGTTGGTAACTATCAGAAGTAGATATAGTGGGCCATGGATAGTGTGCGGTGACTTTAATGTTACCAGATTCCCCTCTGAAAGAACAAATTGTACGAGACTGAATGGTGCTATGACAGAGTTTTCTTCATGTATCGAGGAACAGGAGCTG ATCAGGCAAAATGTGCTACCAAGACTAACTTTCTATCACAACCCCATTGCCTTGACATGTGGGGACTGGGAGTGGAAGAAAACCTACTTTAAATTTGAAACATGGTGGCTGGAAGTGGAAGGATTCAAAGACAAAGTAAAAGACTGGTGGAACTCCTTCAATGTTGAAGGAAGAGCAGGCTTCATACTAGCTGAAAAGTTGAAGTTACTAAAGGCTGAATTGAAAAAGTGGAGTAGGGACAACAAAGGTAACTGGAAGCAAAGAAAAGAGGACATTTTGAACCAGATTACAAACCTGGAAAACATCCAGGAATGCAGAATCCTCACTGATGATGAAGTTCTACAAAAGACCAATTTGGCGATGGAGTTTGAAGAGATAGTAAAAAATGAGGAGATAGCTTGGAAGCAAAGGTCAAGGATACAATGGTTGAAAAGTGGTGATAAGAACACAAAGTTCTTTCGTAGAATTGCAACTTCATACAAGAGGTTCAATTCTATGGAACAACTTCAATTGGAAGGAGTCATGGTAAAAGATCCAGTTATAATCAAGGAGGCaatgcatgatttctacatgaatCTATTCAAAGAGTCTGAACAATGGAGACCTGATCTTAACATACCggatgttactacaatttctaaGGAGGAATGGACTTGGTTGCAAAGACCTTTTGAAGAGGAAGAAATTTAA
- the LOC107842317 gene encoding oleosin H2: MADRTQYPHQVQVHPSRYEGGMTRPSLLPQKGPSTSQILAVVALVPVGGVLLGLAGLTLLGTIIGLCVATPVFLLFSPVLVPAALTVALAVTGFLTSGAFGLTGLSSLSWIVNYFKQGRTMTEQLDYTKRRIQERAAEAAAQVGQKTKEAGQAIQSKAQEGKESARTDVRTDVRT; this comes from the exons ATGGCTGACCGTACTCAATATCCACACCAAGTTCAAGTTCATCCTTCACGTTATGAAGGTGGTATGACTAGGCCATCACTTCTTCCACAAAAAGGTCCTTCAACTAGCCAAATACTAGCGGTTGTCGCGCTTGTCCCAGTCGGCGGAGTCCTTCTGGGACTTGCGGGGCTTACTCTTCTTGGGACTATTATTGGCCTTTGTGTTGCTACTCCCGTCTTTCTGTTGTTTAGCCCTGTCCTCGTACCAGCTGCTCTCACAGTTGCTCTAGCTGTCACTGGCTTCTTGACTTCAG GTGCATTTGGGTTGACGGGTTTATCATCACTTTCATGGATTGTGAATTATTTTAAGCAAGGGAGGACAATGACGGAGCAGTTGGATTACACGAAGAGGCGCATTCAAGAGCGAGCAGCAGAAGCTGCGGCGCAAGTGGGACAGAAGACAAAGGAGGCTGGACAGGCAATACAGAGCAAAGCGCAGGAAGGAAAAGAAAGTGCAAGGACCGATGTTCGAACTGATGTTAGAACTTAA